The genome window TTGGCCTTCCGCCTGACCGGCAACGAGGACGACGCCTGCGACGTCCTCCAGGACGCCTACCTGAGGGCGTACCGGTCCCTGAAGCGATTTCGGGGCGATGCCGCCTTTTCGACCTGGATGTATCGGATCACCGCCAACTGCGCCACCACCCACATGGTGCGCCGGGGTCGGGCCCGGCACGAGGAGCTGGACAGCGACGCGCCGGTCGCCGACGGTCGGATCGACGGCGATCCCGAGGCCATGGCGAGCGTCACGCTGGAGCTCGGTCGGGTCGCGATCGCCCTCCAGGACCTCCCACCGCGCCTGCGGGCCGTGGTCGTCCTGCGCGACATCTACGACCTG of Acidimicrobiales bacterium contains these proteins:
- a CDS encoding RNA polymerase sigma factor, with amino-acid sequence MADAAAELVARAKSGERSAFEDLVRETYADTYALAFRLTGNEDDACDVLQDAYLRAYRSLKRFRGDAAFSTWMYRITANCATTHMVRRGRARHEELDSDAPVADGRIDGDPEAMASVTLELGRVAIALQDLPPRLRAVVVLRDIYDLPHEAIASELGISEAAAKVRLHRARKKLRERLFPTRGERLAEERVRAV